A single genomic interval of Streptomyces sp. NBC_00663 harbors:
- a CDS encoding DNA alkylation response protein: MVFSPAHEGSATHDVTNQPPPLAPYDASEDVALLEGLRREGAGWAEDDVRRIGRLAGSAEAQEWAELANRHEPELRTHDRYGHRVDEVEFHPSWHHLMRAAVTEGLAGSPWADDRSGAHVARTAGGLAWGHTDAGHGCPTSMTYAAVPALRQQPDLAKVYEPLLTSREYEPGLRVPTDKRGLLAGMGMTEKQGGSDVRTNSTAATPTSEPGVYTLRGHKWFTSAPMCDVFLVLAQAPEGLSCFLVPRVLPDGSRNTFRIQRLKDKLGNRSNASSEPEFDGTLAWLVGPEGRGVKTIIEMVNCTRLDCVMMSATLMRKTLVEAGHHARHRSAFGARLADQPLMRNVLADLALESEAATTLTLRLAGAADRAVRGDAGEQAFRRIATAVGKYWVTKRGPAFTAEALECLGGNGYVEDSGMPRHYREAPLLSIWEGSGNVNALDVLRALTREPGTAQALFDELALARGADHRLDAAVSRLKGLLSSGSEAGARRLVEQMALTLQASLLIRHAPSAVADAFCATRLGGDWGYAFGTLPDSADVGAILGRALPGSG, translated from the coding sequence ATGGTCTTCTCACCGGCGCACGAGGGCAGCGCGACGCATGACGTCACCAACCAGCCCCCTCCCCTGGCCCCCTACGACGCGTCCGAGGACGTGGCCCTGCTGGAGGGGCTGCGCCGGGAGGGCGCGGGCTGGGCCGAGGACGACGTACGGCGGATCGGCCGGCTCGCGGGCAGCGCGGAGGCGCAGGAGTGGGCCGAACTCGCCAACCGGCACGAGCCCGAGCTGCGCACGCACGACCGGTACGGCCACCGGGTCGACGAGGTCGAGTTCCATCCGAGCTGGCACCACCTGATGCGGGCCGCGGTCACCGAGGGGCTGGCCGGATCGCCCTGGGCGGACGACCGGTCCGGCGCCCATGTGGCGCGCACGGCGGGCGGGTTGGCCTGGGGGCACACCGACGCCGGGCACGGCTGCCCGACCTCGATGACGTACGCCGCCGTCCCCGCGCTGCGTCAGCAGCCGGACCTCGCGAAGGTCTACGAACCCCTGTTGACCAGCAGGGAGTACGAGCCGGGGCTGCGCGTGCCGACGGACAAGCGCGGTCTGCTGGCGGGCATGGGGATGACCGAGAAGCAGGGCGGGTCCGACGTCCGGACGAACTCGACGGCGGCGACGCCGACTTCGGAGCCTGGCGTGTACACCCTGCGCGGCCACAAGTGGTTCACGTCGGCGCCGATGTGCGACGTGTTCCTGGTGCTGGCGCAGGCGCCGGAGGGGCTGTCCTGCTTCCTGGTGCCGCGCGTCCTGCCCGACGGCAGCCGCAACACCTTCCGCATCCAGCGGCTCAAGGACAAGCTCGGCAACCGCTCGAACGCGTCCTCCGAGCCGGAGTTCGACGGCACCCTGGCCTGGCTCGTCGGGCCCGAGGGACGCGGTGTGAAGACCATCATCGAGATGGTCAACTGCACCCGGCTCGACTGCGTGATGATGTCGGCCACGCTGATGCGCAAGACGCTCGTCGAGGCGGGCCATCACGCCCGGCACCGCAGCGCGTTCGGCGCCCGGCTGGCCGACCAGCCGCTGATGCGCAACGTTCTCGCCGACCTCGCCCTGGAGTCCGAGGCGGCCACGACCCTCACCCTGCGGCTGGCGGGCGCGGCCGACCGGGCGGTGCGCGGTGACGCCGGGGAGCAGGCGTTCCGGCGGATCGCCACCGCCGTCGGCAAGTACTGGGTCACCAAGCGGGGCCCGGCCTTCACCGCGGAGGCCCTGGAGTGCCTCGGCGGCAACGGCTACGTGGAGGACTCGGGCATGCCCCGCCACTACCGTGAGGCTCCCCTGCTCTCGATCTGGGAGGGCTCGGGGAACGTCAACGCCCTCGATGTGCTGCGGGCGTTGACGCGGGAGCCGGGGACCGCGCAGGCCCTGTTCGACGAACTGGCCCTGGCGCGAGGGGCGGACCATCGTCTGGACGCCGCGGTGAGCCGGCTGAAGGGCCTCCTGAGCAGCGGCTCCGAGGCCGGGGCGCGGCGCCTGGTGGAGCAGATGGCCCTCACCCTCCAGGCCTCCCTCCTGATCCGGCACGCCCCGTCCGCGGTCGCTGACGCCTTCTGCGCGACCCGGCTCGGCGGCGACTGGGGGTACGCCTTCGGTACGCTGCCGGACTCGGCCGACGTGGGCGCGATTCTGGGGCGGGCGCTGCCGGGAAGCGGCTGA
- a CDS encoding HEAT repeat domain-containing protein, protein MFTGIDEVDWASMRHAYGSAEDVPGLLRGLASADPAEREIALDGMYGAVHHQGDVYDSTLACVPYLFTLAAREEVQDRGGIVELLVSIGGDGEVPEGADAGYVMAHAAVRAGAEVFARLAGDPDAGVRRTAATAVVRFLDRPERVLGLLRERITVERDGRVLLALTEGLGFLAHRHRAHAAEIVELLTALSMAPYGPGQRLAALGQLAGSAPDRLPADLVPTVVGLLRERSGQRRDPSCEPDRPDTNTLVGRLRRLRPSDEEGSQLLRTLHTALDGRVADRIALLNGQLTSPDPTDRCNAMWMSSGLFRDWRADYSTPVALIGAQLGADQDQLRDAATSVLEDLYQLAAPAADDLHALVTSRPELWVRHWEHGAPTLGEPLRALARSGDPRAVPVLGQLLAAPDAPYDLGQVVAHLGPAAAPLAPALRAALAGLPLDDPDVHNRAVALLSGLGELNDTESVPLILRLLTGLPDHRMRSVVVGAALRTLGSLGVAAREAIPVVRGLLDGENAIEAADALWTLTGDAASVLSVLLTPGGEVVAHRGATEVLGRLGPEAAPAVNGLRREAEAPHVWVRTPAACALWRIGGAAESDLVLPVLRGTWAQTPELRRPIAECIAAMGPAGAPLHDLLRAELAAPQRYIAPCGGYAPLAVLSDELLLEICRSALGVG, encoded by the coding sequence GTGTTCACGGGGATCGACGAGGTCGACTGGGCTTCGATGCGGCATGCGTACGGGAGTGCGGAGGACGTACCCGGCCTACTGCGGGGGCTGGCCTCCGCGGACCCCGCCGAGCGGGAGATCGCGCTCGACGGGATGTACGGCGCGGTGCACCACCAGGGAGACGTGTACGACTCGACGCTCGCCTGCGTTCCGTACCTGTTCACGCTCGCCGCGCGCGAGGAGGTGCAGGACCGGGGCGGGATCGTGGAGCTCCTGGTCAGCATCGGCGGCGACGGGGAGGTGCCGGAGGGCGCGGACGCGGGGTACGTCATGGCGCACGCGGCGGTCCGGGCCGGCGCCGAGGTCTTCGCCCGGCTGGCCGGGGACCCGGACGCGGGGGTGCGCCGGACGGCCGCGACTGCCGTCGTGCGGTTCCTGGACCGACCGGAGCGGGTGCTGGGCCTGCTGCGCGAGCGGATCACGGTGGAGCGGGACGGCCGGGTCCTGCTCGCGCTGACCGAGGGGCTCGGCTTCCTGGCCCACCGGCATCGGGCGCACGCGGCGGAGATCGTGGAGCTCCTCACCGCCCTGAGCATGGCGCCCTACGGCCCCGGTCAACGACTGGCCGCGCTCGGGCAGTTGGCGGGCAGCGCACCCGACCGGCTCCCCGCCGACCTGGTGCCCACGGTCGTCGGACTGCTCCGGGAGCGTTCCGGGCAACGCCGGGACCCGTCCTGCGAACCTGACCGTCCGGACACGAACACGCTGGTCGGCCGGTTGCGGCGGCTGCGCCCCTCGGACGAGGAGGGCTCCCAGCTGCTGCGGACCCTGCACACCGCGCTCGACGGCCGGGTGGCCGACCGGATCGCCCTGCTGAACGGGCAGTTGACGAGCCCGGATCCGACCGACCGGTGCAACGCGATGTGGATGTCCTCCGGGCTGTTCCGCGACTGGCGCGCCGACTACAGCACACCGGTCGCCCTGATCGGCGCCCAACTGGGCGCCGATCAGGACCAGTTGCGCGACGCCGCGACGTCCGTCCTAGAGGACCTCTACCAGCTGGCCGCGCCCGCCGCCGACGACCTGCACGCCCTGGTGACCTCACGCCCCGAGCTGTGGGTGCGGCACTGGGAACACGGCGCGCCGACGCTGGGCGAGCCGCTCAGGGCGCTGGCCAGGAGCGGGGACCCACGCGCGGTGCCGGTGCTGGGACAACTCCTCGCCGCCCCCGACGCGCCCTACGACCTGGGGCAGGTCGTCGCCCACCTCGGCCCGGCCGCCGCCCCTCTCGCACCCGCGCTGCGGGCCGCCCTCGCGGGCCTGCCCCTCGACGACCCCGACGTCCACAACCGCGCGGTGGCCCTGCTCTCGGGGCTCGGCGAGCTGAACGACACGGAGAGCGTGCCGCTGATCCTGCGGCTGCTGACCGGTCTGCCGGACCACAGGATGCGGTCCGTCGTCGTCGGCGCGGCCCTGCGCACCCTCGGGTCGCTCGGTGTGGCGGCACGCGAGGCGATACCGGTGGTGCGGGGGCTCTTGGACGGGGAGAACGCGATCGAGGCGGCGGACGCGCTCTGGACGCTGACAGGGGACGCCGCATCCGTACTGTCGGTACTGCTGACACCTGGCGGTGAGGTCGTCGCGCACCGGGGCGCGACCGAGGTCCTGGGCCGTCTGGGGCCGGAGGCCGCGCCCGCGGTGAACGGGCTCCGGCGAGAGGCCGAGGCCCCGCACGTGTGGGTGCGAACGCCGGCGGCGTGTGCGCTGTGGCGGATCGGCGGCGCAGCGGAATCCGACCTGGTGCTGCCGGTGCTGCGCGGCACGTGGGCGCAGACGCCGGAGCTGCGGCGGCCCATCGCCGAGTGCATCGCGGCCATGGGCCCGGCCGGAGCCCCCTTGCACGACCTGCTCCGGGCAGAACTGGCTGCCCCGCAGCGGTACATCGCCCCTTGTGGGGGATACGCGCCGCTGGCGGTTCTCTCCGACGAGCTTTTGCTGGAGATCTGCCGGTCGGCACTCGGGGTGGGGTGA
- a CDS encoding Rv1733c family protein, whose product MAFRGSKVWLWRWRRNPLRRRADKVEAWVVLGAWLLTVLAGVFAGLAASGSVEGTLARERVEWRQVEARLVAKAPGTFAGQTGTTSGDQVWAEVRWAAPDGSSHTGQVRVRPGSAGGTPVSVWTDREGRLVTRPATPAQAHLRAALIGALLGVSAAIVPFVTGRMLCGRLERRRIDQWDAEWARFGQQRGRTAG is encoded by the coding sequence ATGGCGTTCCGTGGTTCGAAGGTGTGGTTGTGGCGCTGGCGGCGCAATCCGCTCAGGCGGCGCGCCGACAAGGTGGAGGCCTGGGTCGTCCTCGGCGCGTGGCTGCTCACCGTCCTCGCGGGGGTGTTCGCCGGTCTGGCGGCGAGCGGGTCGGTGGAGGGCACCCTCGCCCGGGAGCGTGTCGAGTGGCGGCAGGTCGAGGCCCGGCTCGTGGCGAAGGCACCCGGCACCTTCGCCGGGCAGACCGGGACGACCAGCGGCGACCAGGTGTGGGCGGAGGTCCGCTGGGCGGCACCCGACGGCTCCTCGCACACCGGCCAGGTCCGGGTCCGTCCCGGCAGCGCCGGCGGCACCCCCGTCTCCGTCTGGACCGACCGGGAGGGCCGCCTGGTCACCCGCCCCGCCACCCCCGCGCAGGCCCACCTCCGCGCCGCCCTGATCGGTGCCCTCCTGGGCGTGAGCGCGGCGATCGTGCCGTTCGTCACCGGGCGCATGCTGTGCGGTCGCCTGGAACGCCGGCGGATCGACCAGTGGGACGCGGAGTGGGCACGCTTCGGCCAGCAACGGGGGCGGACGGCGGGCTGA